The following proteins are co-located in the Candidatus Zixiibacteriota bacterium genome:
- a CDS encoding DUF2914 domain-containing protein, whose translation MRTLFAAMMLCLGAGAAGLTQDQPQTMPATAPSLSAEAEVCTAVVDRMPSGGGTIFGADVGTLCCWSRITGAVGETTIVHIWSYNGKEMAVVELPVRSSSWRTHSRKNILPEWTGNWEVKVVDADGNTLKSVAFTVGTATTQ comes from the coding sequence ATGAGAACTCTGTTCGCAGCCATGATGCTATGCCTGGGCGCCGGCGCTGCCGGTCTCACCCAGGACCAACCACAAACCATGCCCGCGACCGCGCCGTCGCTAAGCGCCGAGGCCGAGGTCTGCACGGCAGTTGTTGACCGCATGCCGTCGGGCGGCGGCACTATTTTCGGCGCCGATGTGGGCACGTTGTGCTGCTGGAGCCGGATTACCGGCGCGGTCGGCGAGACCACGATCGTACACATCTGGTCGTACAACGGCAAAGAGATGGCCGTGGTGGAACTTCCAGTAAGGAGCAGTTCCTGGCGGACACACAGCCGCAAGAATATACTGCCCGAGTGGACCGGTAACTGGGAGGTAAAGGTGGTGGACGCCGACGGTAACACTCTCAAATCGGTCGCGTTCACTGTTGGTACGGCCACCACCCAGTAG
- a CDS encoding MopE-related protein, producing the protein MTRSTRIVTALVLPAVMAMPPATQATIRNISVVNFAFTPENTVANVGDTIRWTFVAGIHTSTSDQGSQKIWDSGNRSSGTFDIVINPSDGPGPFPYTCTVHSTLMFDTILVSATNDGDGDGVADISDNCPFVPNPTQVNNDMDGYGAACDCDDTRANVYPGAPEIFGDGIDQDCNGTDAVICFVDADMDGFGSPTMIIATDGSCDLAELESSVSTDCNDNNPTVFPGATEVPDDGIDQDCNGTDAVTCFVDADSDGFGAAGMTVISPDGVCDAGSNESDFDTDCDDSNPTIYPGAPEIPNDGIDQDCDGSDQTGTCCRVRVGDANNSGEDEPSIGDVTVMIDAKFITGTCDGVISCLLEADINQSGGLTATCDDITIGDITVLIDYLFITGSSLGLPDCL; encoded by the coding sequence ATGACCAGGAGCACACGAATCGTAACGGCACTGGTGTTGCCGGCAGTCATGGCGATGCCACCCGCGACCCAGGCCACTATACGCAACATCAGCGTTGTCAACTTCGCCTTTACGCCCGAGAACACGGTGGCAAACGTGGGGGACACTATCCGGTGGACCTTCGTGGCCGGGATACATACGTCCACGTCCGATCAGGGCTCGCAAAAGATATGGGATTCCGGTAACAGGTCTTCCGGCACATTCGATATTGTGATAAATCCCTCTGACGGCCCGGGTCCCTTCCCCTACACCTGCACGGTACACTCGACACTCATGTTCGACACTATTCTGGTTTCGGCGACCAACGACGGCGACGGTGACGGCGTTGCCGATATATCCGACAACTGCCCGTTCGTGCCCAATCCGACCCAGGTAAACAACGATATGGACGGCTACGGAGCCGCCTGCGACTGCGATGACACCCGGGCAAATGTGTACCCCGGTGCGCCGGAGATTTTCGGCGACGGCATCGACCAGGACTGCAATGGTACCGACGCCGTCATTTGTTTTGTAGACGCCGACATGGACGGATTTGGTTCACCGACTATGATTATAGCCACCGACGGCAGTTGCGATCTGGCCGAATTGGAGTCGTCGGTCTCGACCGATTGTAACGACAACAATCCGACAGTCTTCCCCGGCGCGACCGAGGTCCCAGATGACGGTATCGATCAGGACTGCAATGGTACCGACGCCGTTACTTGCTTTGTCGATGCCGATTCCGACGGATTCGGCGCGGCGGGCATGACGGTGATTTCACCTGATGGCGTCTGCGACGCCGGCAGCAACGAGTCGGATTTTGATACCGATTGTGATGACTCTAACCCGACCATATACCCGGGTGCGCCGGAGATCCCCAACGACGGTATCGATCAAGACTGCGACGGATCCGATCAGACGGGCACCTGCTGCCGGGTCAGGGTGGGCGACGCCAACAACAGCGGCGAGGACGAACCGTCTATCGGCGATGTGACGGTCATGATCGATGCCAAGTTCATCACAGGGACCTGCGATGGGGTTATTAGCTGCCTGCTCGAGGCGGATATCAACCAGTCCGGCGGTCTGACTGCAACCTGCGATGATATCACGATTGGCGATATCACCGTCCTGATTGACTATCTGTTCATCACCGGGTCGTCGCTTGGTTTGCCCGACTGCCTGTAG
- a CDS encoding 3-oxoacyl-[acyl-carrier-protein] synthase III C-terminal domain-containing protein, with product MPKLTAIATAVPAYRVSQDQARTFAARLFGEHLSDIDRLMPLFDNAGIQSRYFSVPVEWFATDHSLDEKNQLYIESATRLGAEAAQQVLNRTGTDSAQIDYIIYVNTTGLATPSIDARLINVLGLRRDIRRTPIWGLGCAGGAAGLAHAYHYLLGHPDHRVLLVAVELCGLTFIRDDYSKSNLVACALFGEGAAATLVCGDELHSEGLTILDTKSSFYPDSLSVMGWNIVARGMQVVFDRRIPDIVAQHAAAELDSFLAKHNLDRASINYFLYHPGGVKVVQAYESAYGVNGDLFALSRAILRDYGNMSSVSVLFVISRFLQENTPQRSGYGLVSALGPGFCSESLLVQC from the coding sequence ATGCCAAAACTAACAGCTATCGCCACTGCCGTGCCGGCGTACCGGGTGTCTCAGGATCAGGCCCGTACCTTTGCCGCACGCCTGTTTGGCGAACACCTTTCCGATATCGATCGCCTTATGCCCTTGTTTGACAACGCGGGAATCCAGTCACGCTATTTCTCGGTGCCGGTGGAGTGGTTCGCCACCGACCATTCGCTGGACGAAAAGAATCAACTTTATATCGAGTCGGCCACCCGCCTGGGGGCTGAGGCCGCCCAGCAAGTTCTGAATCGAACCGGCACCGACTCTGCTCAAATCGATTACATCATCTACGTAAACACCACTGGTCTGGCGACACCGTCGATCGATGCGCGTCTAATCAATGTCCTCGGCTTACGCCGAGATATACGCCGCACCCCTATCTGGGGACTCGGCTGCGCCGGCGGCGCGGCGGGCCTCGCCCACGCGTATCACTACCTGCTGGGACACCCGGACCACCGGGTTCTGCTGGTGGCGGTCGAACTATGCGGTCTGACATTTATCCGGGACGACTATTCCAAGAGCAACCTGGTAGCATGCGCCTTATTCGGCGAAGGAGCGGCCGCAACTCTCGTTTGTGGCGATGAGCTTCACTCTGAGGGACTCACTATACTGGACACTAAAAGTAGCTTTTACCCCGATTCCTTGAGCGTCATGGGCTGGAACATCGTGGCTCGCGGTATGCAGGTCGTGTTTGACCGTCGCATTCCCGATATCGTCGCTCAGCACGCCGCGGCCGAACTGGATTCTTTCCTCGCCAAACACAATCTGGATCGCGCGAGCATCAACTACTTCTTGTACCACCCCGGAGGCGTGAAAGTGGTTCAGGCGTACGAATCAGCTTACGGCGTCAACGGCGACCTCTTTGCCCTCTCGCGCGCGATCCTTCGCGACTACGGCAACATGTCATCGGTGTCGGTGCTCTTTGTCATCAGCCGCTTTTTGCAGGAGAATACGCCGCAGCGGTCGGGTTACGGTCTTGTCTCCGCCCTCGGGCCGGGCTTCTGCTCCGAGTCGCTTCTGGTGCAATGCTAA
- a CDS encoding GSU2204 family CXXCH-containing (seleno)protein, whose translation MKQQIWFMLGLALLLSIPVNAQETQTIDRYSIWLGGRYTDFSDYPKKVGEYRLPGDSARPELGLAYESFSPNSILTFDGRFFDEENIAGKLTTTVGDRFRARFGYRSLSRQTGLDSLTEVEAREWLSTAPGGKILTHELTDLDADYSYHRREILSRLSVKLAEKHNMKLMAAHRTVLKDGSKQSITTSHCFSCHLTSQEAPIKEKTHAIEMGVQGEVNRFNLGYLFGYRKFESEAMPPQVLFDEAKHPVNGSSGPEFSSRLNYDDTSLAANVKPRTQKVTHKLRVKREIGKGQFAGNLAYSQVENTLTELRSKAVSGAANYAVVLGPRTHLTVKASVANVSADDPYIDMPLYRDGRPGPTTNFDYTRYSTLDRATIKASAELQRRLSPRLTLALLGGWDRIDRKDYFDIGDNLVSSTIYGQLKLNYARGLKYSAGFRYRMEKTSDPFVSGRGVFEARGREILQRTLPGFAFRFYFEREQLRYQAITTEPTDSHEGQLTAAYRPSGKTSLNFVLKGVYDKNGDLDSLDVRRQSLSGNVALSYLPETRWSFTGGLSYSLDNSRGPVAVALFDG comes from the coding sequence ATGAAACAACAAATCTGGTTTATGCTCGGGCTGGCGTTGCTGTTGTCGATCCCCGTCAATGCACAGGAGACCCAGACCATCGACCGATACAGTATCTGGTTGGGTGGACGCTATACGGATTTCTCGGACTATCCTAAGAAGGTGGGAGAGTACCGTCTACCTGGCGACAGTGCTCGACCCGAGCTCGGATTGGCCTATGAGTCATTTTCACCCAACTCTATTCTGACCTTCGACGGTCGTTTCTTTGACGAAGAAAACATAGCGGGTAAACTGACCACCACAGTCGGTGACCGCTTTCGCGCGAGGTTTGGCTATCGCAGTCTGAGTCGACAGACTGGTCTGGATAGTTTGACCGAGGTTGAAGCCCGTGAGTGGCTATCCACCGCACCCGGCGGCAAGATTCTGACCCACGAACTTACGGATCTTGATGCCGACTACAGTTATCATCGGCGCGAGATTCTCTCGCGGCTTAGTGTGAAGCTGGCCGAGAAGCACAACATGAAGCTGATGGCCGCGCATCGAACCGTACTTAAAGATGGATCGAAACAGAGCATCACGACCAGTCATTGCTTCAGTTGCCACCTGACATCACAGGAAGCTCCAATCAAGGAGAAGACTCACGCCATCGAGATGGGAGTGCAGGGAGAGGTAAACCGGTTCAACCTGGGATACCTGTTCGGGTATCGCAAGTTCGAATCTGAGGCCATGCCCCCGCAAGTGCTCTTTGATGAGGCCAAACATCCCGTCAACGGGTCATCGGGTCCTGAATTCTCGTCGCGTTTGAACTATGATGACACCAGCCTGGCCGCCAATGTCAAACCACGAACTCAGAAGGTGACTCATAAACTTCGAGTTAAGCGGGAGATAGGTAAAGGTCAATTCGCTGGTAATCTTGCGTACTCGCAGGTAGAGAATACTCTAACTGAACTTCGGAGCAAGGCAGTAAGTGGCGCGGCCAACTATGCAGTGGTACTGGGACCTCGCACGCATCTTACAGTTAAAGCGTCTGTGGCAAACGTGAGCGCAGATGACCCCTACATCGACATGCCTCTCTATCGCGATGGGCGACCAGGACCTACTACCAACTTTGACTACACCAGATACTCCACGCTGGACCGGGCTACGATCAAGGCCTCAGCCGAGCTGCAGCGACGGCTCTCGCCTCGGCTGACTCTGGCGCTGCTCGGAGGCTGGGATCGCATCGATCGGAAGGACTACTTTGATATTGGCGACAATCTGGTTTCCAGCACGATCTACGGTCAGTTGAAACTGAATTATGCTCGTGGGCTTAAGTACAGTGCCGGATTCCGCTATCGGATGGAGAAGACGTCCGATCCGTTTGTATCTGGCCGAGGGGTTTTTGAAGCCAGAGGACGGGAGATCCTTCAGCGCACCCTCCCAGGGTTTGCTTTCCGTTTCTATTTCGAGCGTGAGCAGTTGCGTTATCAAGCGATCACGACAGAACCTACTGACTCTCACGAGGGGCAACTTACGGCGGCTTATCGCCCCTCAGGCAAAACCAGTCTCAATTTCGTTTTGAAGGGGGTCTATGACAAGAACGGTGACCTGGATTCACTCGATGTGAGACGCCAGAGCTTGTCCGGTAATGTCGCATTGAGCTATCTCCCCGAGACCCGCTGGTCATTCACAGGAGGTCTGAGCTACTCGCTTGACAATTCACGTGGGCCGGTAGCGGTCGCGTTGTTCGACGGTTGA
- a CDS encoding GSU2203 family decaheme c-type cytochrome, which translates to MPTGSSVSRLGCQSAGWVYEGDRNMRCFSKFRRFVRSLSRLGLLVSGLVTTGWLSVLGSIPDETCATCHEKVAAEFKATAHGKYLSDRPALADKMCEACHADGAAHVEQSDPNLIINPGRMDQFGGKELCLSCHDDPQFDSWPFSHHNSAGVNCASCHQVHSRGYDSKVTAGPDMCYSCHTDVRAAAGMPSHHPIAEGRLTCQDCHNPHGGSVALTQGDSNRELCLSCHADVEGPFVYEHAPVTEDCMICHKPHGTVADNLLRATEPTLCLNCHDMHFHATIEGVDGAFSVPLAPERAGVSTPDAWKAGLLTKCTRCHASVHGSDLPSQATSDGGNGLTR; encoded by the coding sequence ATGCCGACCGGCTCTTCAGTCTCGAGGTTGGGCTGCCAGAGCGCTGGTTGGGTGTATGAAGGAGACCGTAACATGAGATGTTTCAGTAAGTTCCGCCGGTTCGTGCGTTCGCTATCGAGGTTGGGACTGCTTGTTTCCGGCTTGGTCACTACTGGCTGGCTGTCGGTGCTCGGTAGCATTCCTGACGAGACCTGCGCCACTTGCCACGAGAAAGTGGCCGCGGAGTTTAAAGCTACCGCACATGGCAAGTATTTGAGCGATCGGCCGGCATTAGCCGACAAAATGTGCGAGGCCTGTCATGCCGATGGTGCTGCTCACGTCGAACAGTCAGATCCCAATCTGATAATCAATCCCGGACGCATGGATCAATTCGGGGGCAAGGAGCTCTGTTTGTCGTGTCACGACGACCCTCAATTCGACTCGTGGCCTTTCTCGCATCACAACTCTGCAGGAGTGAATTGTGCTTCATGCCACCAAGTCCATAGTCGGGGATACGACTCCAAGGTGACCGCCGGACCGGATATGTGCTACTCCTGCCACACTGATGTAAGAGCGGCAGCCGGCATGCCTTCCCATCACCCCATTGCTGAGGGCAGATTGACTTGCCAGGATTGCCACAATCCGCACGGCGGCTCAGTGGCTTTGACTCAGGGTGACAGCAATCGGGAGCTTTGCCTGAGTTGCCATGCCGATGTTGAGGGGCCGTTCGTGTATGAACATGCCCCGGTAACTGAAGACTGCATGATATGTCACAAGCCACATGGGACTGTTGCGGACAACCTGCTCAGAGCAACAGAGCCCACTTTGTGTCTTAACTGCCATGATATGCACTTCCACGCCACGATAGAAGGGGTCGATGGTGCTTTCAGTGTTCCTTTGGCGCCGGAGCGCGCAGGCGTCTCGACTCCCGACGCATGGAAAGCGGGATTGCTGACGAAGTGTACTCGATGTCATGCGTCGGTCCATGGTAGCGACTTACCGTCGCAGGCGACGTCAGATGGCGGCAATGGATTGACGAGATAG
- a CDS encoding phosphoenolpyruvate carboxykinase has translation MSQRIISSFGLENHGLTNLGKVHWNHNTPMLYEEIIRNGEGFLAHLGPVVVRTGVHTGRAAKDKFIVEEDNSREQIWWGKVNKPFASEKFELLFRRLQAYLQGRQLYVQDCFAGYDPKYRLPVRIINETAWHNLFARTMFIRATPDELSAHVPEFTVLHVPNFQAIPEFDGTNSEAFIILNLKRKLVLIGGTSYAGEIKKSIFTVLNYLLPQENVLSMHCSANIGRDDDVALFFGLSGTGKTTLSADPKRRLIGDDEHGWSADGIFNFEGGCYAKVVRLSKESEPEIFATTRRFGTILENIGIDNVTRRVDLDDISLTENTRAAYPISHVPNALRESMAGQPRNIIMLTADAFGVFPPIARLTPEQAMYHFISGYTAKVAGTEAGVKEPTATFSACFGAPFMVLHPSRYAELLAEKIRRHKVNCWLVNTGWTGGPCGIGKRMEIKHTRTLLNAALDGTLGRASYESDPVFGLQIPTSCPGVPKNLLNPRATWADQNAYDRKAQEVAQLFVENFREFENETPPDVCAVGPRGELALP, from the coding sequence ATGAGTCAACGGATAATCAGCAGTTTCGGGCTGGAAAACCACGGCCTGACCAATCTCGGCAAGGTGCACTGGAATCACAACACCCCCATGCTCTACGAGGAGATAATCCGCAACGGCGAGGGTTTCCTCGCCCATCTTGGCCCGGTGGTGGTCCGGACCGGCGTACACACGGGGCGCGCCGCGAAAGACAAGTTTATCGTCGAAGAAGACAACAGCCGGGAACAAATATGGTGGGGCAAGGTCAATAAGCCGTTCGCCTCGGAGAAATTCGAACTGCTCTTCCGTCGCCTGCAGGCCTACCTTCAGGGAAGACAACTCTATGTGCAAGACTGTTTCGCCGGGTACGACCCGAAGTACCGCCTCCCTGTCCGAATCATCAACGAAACCGCCTGGCATAATCTGTTTGCGCGAACGATGTTTATCCGCGCCACTCCCGATGAGTTGTCCGCCCACGTGCCGGAGTTTACCGTGCTCCATGTACCGAATTTTCAGGCTATCCCCGAATTCGACGGCACCAATTCCGAAGCCTTCATCATACTGAACCTCAAGCGCAAATTGGTCCTTATCGGCGGCACTTCGTATGCGGGAGAAATCAAGAAGTCGATCTTCACCGTCCTGAACTATCTCTTGCCTCAGGAGAATGTCCTGTCGATGCACTGCAGCGCCAACATAGGTCGTGACGACGATGTCGCCCTGTTCTTCGGCCTCTCCGGAACCGGCAAAACCACGTTATCGGCAGATCCGAAACGCCGGCTGATCGGTGATGACGAGCACGGCTGGAGCGCCGACGGAATATTCAACTTCGAGGGGGGTTGCTACGCCAAAGTAGTACGGCTCTCGAAGGAATCCGAGCCGGAAATCTTCGCGACCACCAGGCGATTCGGGACCATTCTCGAAAATATTGGGATCGACAACGTCACCCGACGGGTCGACCTGGATGATATTTCATTGACCGAAAACACCCGCGCCGCCTATCCGATCAGCCATGTGCCTAATGCTCTGCGGGAGTCGATGGCCGGGCAACCCCGAAACATCATCATGTTGACTGCCGATGCATTCGGCGTGTTTCCGCCTATCGCCAGGCTCACTCCCGAGCAGGCAATGTATCATTTCATTTCCGGCTACACCGCCAAGGTGGCCGGCACCGAGGCGGGCGTGAAAGAACCGACCGCCACGTTCTCGGCCTGTTTCGGCGCCCCTTTTATGGTGCTGCACCCGTCGCGCTACGCCGAGCTGCTGGCGGAAAAGATTCGCAGACACAAGGTCAACTGCTGGCTTGTCAATACGGGCTGGACTGGCGGTCCGTGCGGGATCGGCAAGCGGATGGAAATCAAACATACCCGTACCCTCCTGAACGCGGCACTCGACGGCACCCTTGGCCGAGCCAGTTACGAGAGCGATCCGGTGTTCGGCTTGCAGATACCGACATCCTGCCCCGGCGTGCCGAAGAACCTTCTCAACCCGCGCGCCACCTGGGCCGACCAGAACGCTTACGATCGCAAAGCGCAGGAGGTGGCGCAGTTGTTTGTCGAAAACTTCCGCGAGTTTGAGAACGAAACGCCGCCCGACGTATGCGCTGTAGGACCCAGGGGCGAATTGGCGTTACCGTAG
- a CDS encoding LuxR C-terminal-related transcriptional regulator, which produces MSCGVLAVNTEFRPLFANRALCQMVQMDRSRLMQLRCYQAWPGPQCHSSGCPVHRVPACDTHVVCEVDKRCVLGGLKAYWVTATALRGPHDTILGVVNEVTEVPELQLAALNTVILRTRLEAEQGALTNMEAVLRQLASQVDTGRRRVEQKVASHLNRVVFPLLRQASAMITGPKGGQLAAIEAGLKDTIPCAVDGLDSRLTALSPRELQICSLVRQGLRSKEIAQALGVAEGTVEQQRKRIRRKLGLKNRRHNLVTHLKLKT; this is translated from the coding sequence ATGTCATGCGGGGTGCTGGCCGTAAACACCGAATTCAGGCCCCTCTTCGCAAACCGTGCGCTGTGTCAAATGGTCCAAATGGATCGCTCCCGCCTCATGCAGCTCAGGTGCTATCAGGCCTGGCCGGGACCCCAGTGCCACAGCTCAGGCTGTCCGGTACATAGGGTGCCGGCATGCGACACGCACGTGGTCTGCGAAGTCGACAAACGTTGTGTGTTGGGCGGGCTAAAGGCATACTGGGTGACGGCCACTGCCCTGAGAGGACCCCACGACACCATACTGGGCGTAGTGAATGAAGTTACCGAGGTACCCGAGCTTCAACTGGCCGCATTGAATACCGTGATCCTGCGAACTCGTCTCGAGGCCGAACAGGGCGCGTTGACCAATATGGAAGCAGTGCTGCGCCAGTTGGCGAGCCAGGTTGACACCGGGCGACGAAGGGTCGAACAAAAGGTCGCCTCGCACCTCAACCGCGTGGTTTTCCCCCTCTTGCGACAAGCATCCGCCATGATAACAGGACCGAAGGGCGGTCAGCTTGCGGCAATCGAGGCCGGTCTTAAAGACACGATTCCCTGTGCCGTGGACGGTCTGGATTCTCGCTTGACGGCGCTCTCTCCACGCGAGCTCCAGATCTGCTCACTGGTTCGCCAGGGACTGCGGTCCAAGGAAATAGCCCAGGCCCTTGGGGTGGCCGAAGGAACGGTAGAACAGCAGAGAAAGAGGATTCGCCGCAAACTTGGTCTGAAAAACAGGCGCCACAACCTCGTCACCCACCTAAAGCTCAAAACCTGA
- a CDS encoding methyl-accepting chemotaxis protein: MLKNLRIGWKLGVGFGTVLLLLALLAAYSYFGYSEIRGKVSVAQEAGENRASAIAKEVDHLTWMAKLSSVFLDDSVTEVGVQTDPLRCGLGQWLYSEKTQKAAKQDDDLGQILHRIEEPHRRLHESAIRINEALDSRAGRESALSIYERDTRAAVTEVQAILGELMKYYADQSTTAATATAEVLDSLTITTVILSLAALLVGFWAAFAITRMITRPVGEISDLAKALSEGDIRRRVEFRSRDEIGALADSFRKLIDHTKELSGAAERIAANDLTITIEPKSDADVLGNSFKTMTQNLIGMIRQMGDGATQLVSAANEVASSSEQMSRGAKDQTDQMAQVSRAVEEMTATIVQTSKNSSEASGGARRAADTATSGGQIVSDTIQGMQRIATVVRESAQSIGKLAKSADQIGEIIGVIDDIADQTNLLALNAAIEAARAGEQGRGFAVVADEVRKLAERTGKATGEITNMIKGIQTETEEAVHSMESGIQEVDNGRELADKAGTSLNEIVTMSQQVQDMIQQIATASEEQSTAAEQISKNVENVSSIARESATGAQQSAAAAEELNRQAEAMRQMVAKFRISQDARV; encoded by the coding sequence ATGTTGAAGAATCTCAGAATTGGGTGGAAACTCGGCGTTGGCTTCGGTACGGTGCTGTTACTCCTTGCACTTCTGGCAGCGTACAGTTACTTCGGCTATTCCGAGATCCGTGGCAAGGTAAGCGTCGCCCAGGAAGCCGGCGAAAACCGGGCGTCTGCCATCGCGAAAGAAGTCGACCACTTGACCTGGATGGCCAAGCTGTCTTCGGTTTTTCTCGATGATTCCGTCACCGAGGTGGGAGTGCAAACCGACCCACTTAGATGCGGCCTGGGTCAGTGGCTGTATTCCGAGAAGACACAGAAGGCAGCTAAACAGGATGACGATCTGGGTCAGATCCTGCACCGAATAGAAGAACCGCATCGGCGACTCCATGAATCGGCGATCAGAATCAACGAGGCTCTCGATAGTCGCGCCGGCCGCGAGTCGGCGCTGTCAATATACGAGAGAGACACCAGGGCGGCTGTCACGGAGGTCCAGGCGATACTCGGCGAACTCATGAAGTACTACGCCGACCAATCTACTACGGCCGCCACAGCCACCGCCGAAGTACTTGATTCCCTTACAATCACAACCGTGATCCTGTCGCTCGCTGCGCTCCTGGTGGGCTTCTGGGCGGCCTTTGCAATCACGCGAATGATTACAAGGCCGGTCGGCGAAATCTCCGATCTAGCGAAGGCCCTTTCGGAAGGAGACATTAGACGACGCGTGGAGTTCCGCTCCCGTGACGAAATCGGCGCGCTCGCTGATTCATTCCGAAAATTGATCGACCATACGAAAGAACTCTCGGGCGCCGCTGAACGAATCGCCGCCAATGATTTGACCATTACTATCGAGCCTAAGTCCGATGCCGACGTGCTGGGCAACTCGTTCAAGACCATGACCCAGAATTTGATCGGCATGATCCGCCAGATGGGCGACGGCGCCACCCAACTGGTCTCCGCCGCCAACGAAGTAGCGTCGTCATCGGAGCAGATGTCCCGCGGCGCCAAGGACCAGACCGACCAGATGGCGCAGGTCTCGAGAGCGGTCGAAGAGATGACTGCGACCATTGTGCAGACCTCCAAGAACTCGAGCGAGGCCAGCGGCGGCGCGCGGCGCGCAGCGGATACCGCCACGTCGGGAGGGCAAATCGTCAGCGATACCATCCAGGGCATGCAGCGGATCGCGACCGTAGTGCGCGAGTCGGCTCAGTCTATCGGTAAGCTGGCCAAGTCGGCCGACCAGATCGGCGAGATTATCGGGGTGATCGATGACATCGCCGATCAGACCAATCTGCTGGCATTGAATGCCGCTATCGAAGCCGCCCGCGCCGGAGAACAGGGGCGTGGCTTTGCGGTCGTTGCCGACGAGGTGCGCAAGCTCGCTGAGCGCACCGGTAAGGCGACCGGTGAAATCACCAACATGATCAAGGGAATACAAACCGAGACCGAGGAAGCGGTTCACTCGATGGAGTCGGGCATTCAGGAGGTTGACAACGGGCGCGAGCTGGCCGACAAGGCCGGCACCAGCCTGAACGAGATTGTCACCATGTCGCAGCAGGTGCAAGACATGATTCAGCAGATTGCGACCGCGTCCGAGGAGCAGTCCACGGCGGCGGAGCAGATCTCGAAGAATGTCGAGAACGTGTCGTCAATAGCGCGCGAGTCGGCAACCGGTGCACAGCAGTCCGCCGCCGCTGCTGAGGAACTTAACCGTCAGGCCGAGGCGATGCGCCAGATGGTGGCGAAGTTCCGGATCAGCCAGGACGCGCGGGTATAG